Sequence from the Prunus persica cultivar Lovell chromosome G5, Prunus_persica_NCBIv2, whole genome shotgun sequence genome:
TCTTGGTGCCCttcaaatattgaaaaatcCACTTCACCGCATTCTAATGTTGTTTGGCCGGATTTGCCATGTATCTTGAAACTACACTCACAGCTTGAGCTAAGTCAAGGCATGTGCAAACCATTGCGTATATGAGAAACCCTACCGCGCTTGCATACTGAACCTTACTCATTTCAACCTTCTCTTTGTCACTAGAAGGACTTTCTTAGGCACTTAGTCTAAAGTGCTTTGCCAAAGGAGTAAACATGGGCTTTCAATCCAACATGTTGAATCTTTCAAGTACCTTATAAATCCTATGATAGAAATCTTTAAAATCTATAATAATCCTCCATTTGgatgaaggaattgaaaattacatagaattctaaaatgacagaatttagatttccatcatttcaatttctggcaattgaagatttcaatgtttggatttatgtatgtcaaattttgtaaatggcATTATGGAAATTGCGAAATGACACCTATCttggtggaaattaaactcAAGAATTTGATGCCCTAATTTCCACTATTTTTTCCGAgtgtatttaataaattctgtgcttaagttgccaaataagggaattgtcaatttctccacttaaattcccaatttttagttaaattttggGTTATTTTCCCTTATCCAAACGGAGGGTAAGTAAAAAGATCTTAATTATAGAAATCCATTTAAAAAATCCTATAAGTCATTGTATTCTGCTTAAATACGGAAGAATTTTTTATATCCTTAAatagtcttttaaaatctcaattgaatacacTCTCTTAATTTTGTTTCGACTGTGAGCCCTTCTTCCTTTTGGGCCCAATCATCACCATAATGTGTGACTGCCAcgtcattttccttttgtgggcccaaaggggaaaaaaatccAGGTATAAGTTGTGCTTCTCGCTACATTTAgagctcgtttggtacactgTATTAGACTTTGGATAGGAGTAAATAGTCTATGTCAggtgtttggtgtcaacttgtattatttaattacccgactattttatacgggttgggcttttaatactctccttacctgactaactaatacaaccCACACACCCCAgtttagataatacacgctTAATTATACGGCTAGGGAAAAAGAACTCACgttctacaaaaaaaaaaatcagacgctcttgtcatcttcttctccctaggGTTCTTCTCTGCTATCTTCTCCATaggttattttcttcactcttctcaaggtatccatctctcactctctctctttttcatactctctccaatatgcttcttcttgcttattctctattctttatatatttgtggaaattaggttatgaatttttcttttttgacatttttttaatcGAATGTTTTCTTTCTATGTGATATAGTGATTTGACGTTGTGGGAATATTTAGATTGTTGGTATTAAACAGAGTAGTGCAAGTTTTcatccaaaaacaaacaactggGTTAGTGTTGGTAGTTTAGTTGAATACATACATCCCtcattcaggttcgtacaaatcCACTTCAATAAAACTTCGGATTAAATTGTTGCTAGGCTTTTGTATAAGTTTCttctcaaaaaaagaaaaaagatttttctGAAGTTAATTCTAACATCAATTTTGACAGAGTCTTACCCATATTTGACGAAATGCATTTGAACCATCAAGTAATAACTAAGACTGTGaattgtaaaaagaaaaggaaaagagaaaatttatAAATCATGAAAATGGTTCAAGAGGTATCGAGTTTGCGGCCTTGACTCTTTTGATTGCAATGCTTCTGTTCTGCTGCCactttctccttcttcttgttgtacaTGGAAACTTTGATGTCCAGTACAGACATATGCAGATCAATATTCAtaatacaattataatagttAAACCACATATATTTCTGTATATGCAAGCAGGATGGTATTTTGTAATCTTCTGTCATGTGTAGAATTCTACTTATTGTTGTATTATTCTAATTTTACATGTAGTCGTGTGTAATGCATGATTATTTATATTGCTAAAATTAATGCATGGTTATTTATATTACTTTTACTAAAAAATTTTCCTTTATATTATGCCTAGATATGGATGAAAGAAAGATTGTGGCATACTTTATTATTAGATTGTGGTTCTCGCATATCATGGTTTGCATATGAAtcttactaaaaaaaaattcgtgtcatttgaatctcaatttctattaaaattatcaaagatttttttttaataaaaaaaatagtctgATATGATGTTATCCGGAACATCACTaaacacagtataacttaGTCAAACTATTTATTCGGAACAACACCAAACACCATATAAGATTATGGATAAATAGTCAGTATTCTCCGGAACAAATTAATACTATCCGACAGGCATTtaagtttagtttttttttttcctggaaATGCCAAAATATAACCAGACGCGCATGGTTAGAGGTTTCCATTTCTAGTCTTCTAGGAAGGGTCAATAACTTTGAGGAACTTGGACTTTGTAATGAGACACATACAGATCTTTGTTTGTGTGGAAGGTAAAGTCTTTAAAGCCCTCGGAGCTTTCTTTTATTCTATACTTTGATTATCTTCGAAGGGTCAATACGCGCAGCAGATTATATACTAGTATAATAGGGTTTCAAGTCACGTTCTCAAACATCTAGAAGAAGGGCTCTAGAAGTCAATAAACTACAACCCAGTTATTCGCGCGTTTTGATTCCAATTTCCAGCAAGTTTATACTCTCGATATTATTCCTCCTCATTAACCAAGTTGTCTATATATACAACACAGCACCCACCCACATTCTCACAATCAAAACACTTCCTCATCACTTCATATTTTACAaagcattttcttttgaagcttTCCTTCCTTCCACTAAAAGAAATCAACATGGGTGATGCAGAATCTTTGCATTCCGCTGATGAGCTGAAACGccagaagaaaatcaaattggccatCTATATTACTATTTTCGTTGTGTTTCAGATCATAGTTATCACCACAATGAGTCTCACTGTCATGAAAGTGAAAACCCCCAGGTTCAGGCTAGGCAACATCAATGTCGAAAGCTTCGTATCTGACTCGGCAGCGCCGTCATTCGACACGAAATTCACAACCCAAATCAAGATCAAGAACTCAGCCAACTGGGGTTCCTACAAGTTCAATGCTGCCAATATCACGTTTCTACACCAAGGCGCGACTCTGGCAGTAATTGATATCGCAAAGGGCAAGGCTGGATGGCTTTCGACCATAAAAAGAAATGCGGAGGTGAGTTTGAATTCAAGTGGAATAACTGGTTCAAACTTTGGAACTGAATTGAGCAGCGGGGTGTTGACGCTCAACAGCGTAGGAAGATTGAACGGAAAGGTTGCAATTATGTTCatcatgaagaagaagaaggccgCCAACATGAACTGCACCATAGCTTTTGATGTGGCAGCCAAGACCCTCAAATCTTTAGAATGCAAATGAGCGGAGTAGCTAAGCATCCAGGCGTCATCTTCAGCATATGGATTGCGACTAGCTAGTTCTTGATTTGTgacttttcttattcttttattctttgtaTCTGTGTGGCGATTGGAATTGTTATAGAGTTATAATGATGTATTTGTTTTCGTTACCACTTCCCTGTAGTTATTTATTTCATGATGATCTATTCCTTgatatttacttatttatagTCTGCTTCTTTCAAGTGCCCGAATTCTCTAATGGTGGGTGCAAGTAAATCCTCAAGTTATACGTATTTGTAAATGATGACAGTTGCCCAAATGCTGCAGCTACACTACCatgcaaaacaaataaatgcaCCAGGGGGCCTCACTACTTGACTCTATATGTTGCAAAGAAATCTCCAGTTTTGATACCCAATTGATCATCAGCCATGATGGAGCCTGACAAGTTCCCCATATTAGTACCTAAGAAAATGCACAACATGAAATGTTATGCATACATTGCTGCGTTTGCTGTGTTCCATACCTTAATCATACTGGCTTTTGGATTATTCGCGGTGCCAACTGAAGCTCCTACGGTCAGGGTGAGATCTGTGGCAATCCGAAGCCTAGACTACTGTGCTTCAGATGAACCCTTCTTCAACATTACCCTGGTTGTTGAAGCTGCAATGAGGAACAAGAATTTTGGGCATTTTTGGTTTGATCCCAGCACAGCTAATGTCACATATGGGGGGTGTCATAGTGGTTAATGGAGACATAACCAAAGCAAGAGCCAGTGCTAGGAAGACAAGGATATAATGAATGTGATGACCATTGAAGTGAGATCAGCTGGCGTACTATTAGATGGTGCCAGGGTTAGCAATGAGCTTAAGTTAAAATAACAACAATGGCCttgtaaataaaaaccaaaataatattatagttCTACAACAAATCCAAGTTTcccacaaagaagaaaaatatataccaAAGAATAATGAAATAACAAAATGATCCAATTAGTCTTGATCACTcccaaagccacatattaaACTAAACATGTGGCCAATAgctaaatttccaaatttgcaGTCCTTATAAAGTGCCTGAATTGCGACCCTCCGGCACTCACTGCCCACTTCCATTGTAAAGTTTGGACAACCTTTGTGAACAAATCAAATGCTATGGTGCAGTCCCATTGTGGAAgacttcctcttcttcatgatGAACATCAATTCCACCTCTACAGTCAATTTAGCTTGGCTGCTTAGCATCAAGACCCCATTCCTCCACTCACTGCCAGAATTGGAACTCTTCGGCAATGCGTTTGAATTCAAACTCACTGTGACATCAATCTTTTTGGTGGAACGCATTCCAGCCTTGCTATAGGATTCAGGAATAACAACTTGCCCCACAGCCAGGACTTGGTACGTAGCAGTGCCTGCATTGACTCTTCTGGCGCTTTAGCTCATCAGTGGATTGCAAAGACTCTCCATCACTTTTTGGATTTCCATTTGCTGGTGCCAATGGAGCCAGCATTCTTTGATTTACTGGAAAGCTTTGGACTAGAAAATGTTCTTTTGATGTTTGGGTGTCTAGACTCTAGAGTGTAAAATGAATTGAGCGTGATATACCTATATTTAGTTGTTTGTGTAACCAAACGCGCATCGTTAGAGGCTTTGGCTTATAGTCTTCTAGAGAGGGTCGATTAATTCCCATGAGGCGCttataacaataataaataatatattcgaGCTTCTTTCTTGCAAGACGAAGTTCTTATGTCCAAATGCTAGCTTGGACTTCGTCAGTTTCACATTTTGAAAGGTGTCCATAGGCGCAGCCGCGCAGcaaacatataaatataataagtaTAGTAGAATAATagttgtgggagcaaatttccgtcccacgagaatattcatccaagattccttcgtcttttccgtctctctttctccctgcaaaacagatcggagtaaaaggaccacacccgggggtgttggccaaaggccctccgatgcctaagttaggtagggtatttcaaggaaaaccgggtggccggagccgtgtgtggtggccggagccttgtgtgagagagagaaagagaggaggtggctagggtttttgagaaataatttatgcagAGTTTCAGTAGGAATTTAGATGTACCTCAACCAttgtgtgtggctatgcttttatggtagtctcggaggctagggtttcagaggaataattccgtagatggaaaggaattattcctccccgatttggaattgatttgattaattagggatttgattcatTAAGGTAAATCAAATACCTAATTggggtaggtatcaaatcaattcctaaCTTAAATAggtaactcctcatttaattgggaattgggGTAGGAATAGAATTAATTCTCGACCCGATTAggtaatattctatttaattgggtaatccccaattaaattgaataattcccaattaggtcaaataatccccaaatagaaggaattatttgacatagggtttgatttaattaggttcccacaaatgccccccagcttctgcgTGGCGTGtggtggcatgtaggagatgtaaattatccgttgggctgtccagctgtaactgggctTCCTTCGTGGACTTGGGCTCCCGAGTTGAGGAGGTGTTTGACTTGCCAATTTTATGAACTCCCAAGTTGGAAAGAGTTTGCGATTCCTTGTAGGTCAAGGAAGTTTTATCCTTTAAATATGA
This genomic interval carries:
- the LOC18777660 gene encoding uncharacterized protein LOC18777660 isoform X1 produces the protein MGDAESLHSADELKRQKKIKLAIYITIFVVFQIIVITTMSLTVMKVKTPRFRLGNINVESFVSDSAAPSFDTKFTTQIKIKNSANWGSYKFNAANITFLHQGATLAVIDIAKGKAGWLSTIKRNAEVSLNSSGITGSNFGTELSSGVLTLNSVGRLNGKVAIMFIMKKKKAANMNCTIAFDVAAKTLKSLECK
- the LOC18777660 gene encoding uncharacterized protein LOC18777660 isoform X2 — protein: MGDAESLHSADELKRQKKIKLAIYITIFVVFQIIVITTMSLTVMKVKTPRFRLGNINVESFVSDSAAPSFDTKFTTQIKIKNSANWGSYKFNAANITFLHQGATLAVIDIAKGKAGWLSTIKRNAEVSLNSSGITGSNFGTELSSGVLTLNSVGRLNGKVAIMFIMKKKKAANMNCTIAFDVAAKTLKSLECK